In Lathamus discolor isolate bLatDis1 chromosome 1, bLatDis1.hap1, whole genome shotgun sequence, the following are encoded in one genomic region:
- the LOC136006066 gene encoding proline-rich protein 2-like has protein sequence MDLLQTNAHRTHQLKYSSAELIRQMDDNPGQNSLKPRKHLNLDPYPEERQGLGSGRKAGGEAPRRTPADTPLQRTRGVCPPRAPVLRGTPAVCRRGRRPRPTALGKSRPHCGPDGAAGAAGACRTGTGRGTARRDTKLPQSVRLRTAGPAPAAPRRAPYLRPNSGGPSRGGSASASAGSLQPPRPRRAAPLRRPPRPGRSRPEPPAAPPPTPLPGPSGAGSGSAGRPPSSPPRGRAFPTGRAAAPGRAEALIGADSSHSAPREGGLGAGLPLSSPGASSG, from the exons ATGGATCTGCTGCAGACAAACGCGCACAGGACACATCAACTTAAATATTCCTCAGCAGAACTGATCCGGCAAATGGATGACAATCCAGGGCAAAACTCACTGAAGCCAAGGAAGCACTTGAATCTGGACCCATAC CCTGAGGAGAGACAGGGCTTGGGCAGCGGGAGGAAGGCTGGCGGTGAAGCCCCTCGCCGCACCCCGGCGGACACGCCGCTCCAGCGGACACGCGGCGTGTGCCCCCCCCGGGCGCCCGTTCTCCGGGGCACACCCGCTGTCTGCCGGCGGGGCAGGCGGCCCAGGCCCACGGCGCTGGGGAAAAGCCGGCCCCACTGCGGCCCCGACGGCGCGGCGGGAGCCGCCGGTGCGTGCAGGACAGGCACGGGGAGGGGCACGGCCCGCCGGGACACAAAACTGCCGCAGTCGGTGCGACTTCGGacggcggggccggccccggcaGCTCCTCGGCGCGCCCCTTACCTGCGCCCGAACTCTGGCGGGCCCTCCCGGGGCGGCAGCGCCTCCGCCTCGGccggctccctgcagcccccacggccgcgccgcgccgcgccacTCCGCCGCCCGCCCCGTCCCGGCCGGTCCCGCCCCGAGCCGCCCGCAGCCCCGCCTCCCACACCCCTGCCGGGACCCAGCGGGGCCGGGTCGGGCAGCGCCGGGCGCCCGCCCAGCTCCCCGCCCCGGGGCCGGGCTTTCCCGACGGGGCGGGCGGcagcgccgggccgggccgaaGCTCTGATTGGGGCCGACAGCAGTCACTCGGCGCCGCGGGAGGGCGGGCTCGGCGCCGGGCTGCCCCTGTCCTCGCCCGGTGCGTCCAGCGGGTAG